A DNA window from Lutra lutra chromosome 8, mLutLut1.2, whole genome shotgun sequence contains the following coding sequences:
- the IL17RA gene encoding interleukin-17 receptor A isoform X3, whose product MRRRGGGARGGASTCAHRGRRAQRGAGPRPSAARPLRSWKPEAGEEELVRSFSEEGEAQGRCPAEPQPRAASALRQRGTMGTPRRGPPLLPGPPLGRLLLPLLLSGLSLARASPRLLDYPAPVCSQEGLNCAVKNSTCLDDSWIHPRNLTPSSPKDVQVHLDFAHNQNGDLLPVARIRWTLQTDASILFLEGAELSVLQLNTNERLCVKFEFLSRLQHHRQRWHFTFSHFVVEPGQEYEVTVHNLPKPIPDGDPNHQSRNFPVPGCEDPRMRMTTPCVSSGSLWDPNITAETLEAQQLRLSFTLWNESAPYQILLTSFPHTQNQSCFHHGLMVSKPTLEEFHQRANVTLTLSDRTWCCRHRVQIQPFFSSCLNDCLRHSITLPCPEIPDAPDYIPLWVYGFITGISILLVGSVILLIVCMTWRLPGSHREKYGNDSKCTDVLPETSLTPPPLKPRKVWIVYSADHPLYVDVVLKFAQFLLTVCGTEVALDLLEEQVISEVGVMTWVGRQKQEMVETNSKIIILCSRGTRAKWQAILGWEEPAVQLRCDRWKPAGDLFTAAMNMILPDFKKPACFGTYIVCYFRDISSESDIPDLFNITSRYPLMDRFEEVYFRIQDLEMFEPGRMHRVGELTGENYLQNPSGWQLKEAVERFRQWQVQCPDWFERENLCSADDQDLPSLHEEVFEEPLLLPGRGIIKQKPLMQEPASEGALVGELLISEEGRGLSRLDPQLLPQGELAAQALQTAVLPMEEVPLAQAVEPIPLATESNAAGRLAVGEADEACPLLEGYGPQRNSVLCLPVDSEAPPVCSSLMASPSCLPDEVREQLEGLMFSLFQQSLNCQALEGWDRAPVALRDLCMPSEEEQRQSVQSDQGYISRSSPQPPEGLTEMEEEEEERDLGTLAKQLSPEDLENLRSLQRRLFFQELQKSSGWDSAEPEEP is encoded by the exons ATGCGGAGGCGGGGCGGAGGAGCGAGGGGAGGAGCGAGCACCTGCGCGCACCGCGGGAGGAGGGCCCAACGCGGCGCGGGTCCCCGCCCCTCGGCGGCCCGGCCCCTGCGCTCCTGGAAGCCGGAAGCGGGCGAAGAAGAGCTAGTTCGGAGCTTCTCCGAGGAAGGGGAAGCCCAGGGCCGGTGCCCCGCAGAGCCCCAACCGCGGGCCGCCAGCGCTCTGCGACAGCGCGGGACCATGGGGACTCCGCGCCGCGGGCCACCCCTCCTCCCGGGGCCCCCGCTGGGGCGGCTGCTACTGCCCCTGCTCCTGAGCGGGCTGTCCCTGGCTCGCGCCTCCCCGCGACTCTTGGACTACCCGGCGCCAGTCTGCTCTCAGGAG GGACTAAACTGCGCAGTCAAGAATA GTACCTGCCTGGATGACAGCTGGATCCACCCTCGAAATCTGACCCCTTCATCCCCCAAAGATGTCCAGGTCCACCTGGACTTTGCCCACAACCAGAATGGAGACCTCCTACCTGTGGCTCGCATCAGATGGACCCTGCAGACAGATG CGAGCATTCTCTTCCTGGAGGGTGCTGAGCTATCTGTCCTGCAGCTGAACACCAATGAACGTTTGTGCGTCAAGTTTGAATTTCTGTCCAGACTGCAGCATCATCGCCAGCGG tGGCATTTTACCTTCAGCCACTTTGTGGTGGAACCTGGCCAGGAGTATGAGGTGACGGTTCACAACCTGCCCAAACCCATCCCTGATGGGGACCCAAACCACCAGTCCAGGAACTTCCCCGTGCCTG GCTGCGAGGACCCCAGGATGAGGATGACCACACCATGTGTGAGCTCAG GCAGCCTGTGGGACCCCAACATCACGGCAGAGACCCTAGAGGCCCAGCAGCTGCGGCTGAGCTTCACCCTGTGGAATGAGTCTGCCCCTTACCAGATCCTGCTGACCAGCTTTCCACACACACAGAATCAGAGCTGCTTCCATCATGGCCTCATGGTGTCCAAG cccACACTCGAGGAGTTCCACCAGCGGGCCAACGTCACGCTCACCCTGTCAGACCGGACTTGGTGCTGCCGCCACCGAGTGCAG ATCCAGCCCTTCTTCAGTAGCTGTCTCAACGACTGTCTCAGACACTCCATAACCCTTCCCTGCCCAGAAATTCCAGATGCTCCAG ACTACATACCCCTGTGGGTGTACGGGTTCATCACGGGCATCTCCATCCTGCTGGTGGGTTCCGTCATCCTGCTGATTGTCTGCATGACCTGGAGGCTGCCGG ggtcTCATCGTGAAAAATATGGTAATGACAGCAAATGCACAG ATGTCCTGCCAGAGACCAGCCTGACCCCACCACCCCTGAAGCCCAGGAAGGTCTGGATTGTCTACTCCGCCGACCACCCCCTCTACGTGGATGTGGTCCTGAAGTTCGCCCAGTTCCTGCTCACTGTCTGTGGCACAGAAGTGGCCCTTGACCTGCTAGAGGAGCAGGTCATCTCAGAGGTGGGGGTCATGACCTGGGTGGGCCGCCAGAAGCAGGAGATGGTGGAGACCAACTCCAAGATCATCATCCTGTGCTCCCGAGGCACCCGGGCCAAATGGCAGGCCATCCTCGGCTGGGAGGAGCCAGCCGTGCAACTCCGGTGTGACCGCTGGAAGCCGGCGGGGGACCTCTTCACCGCGGCCATGAACATGATCCTACCAGACTTCAAGAAGCCAGCCTGCTTCGGCACCTACATCGTCTGCTACTTCCGTGACATCAGCAGCGAGAGTGACATCCCCGACCTCTTCAACATCACTTCCAGGTACCCGCTCATGGACAGATTTGAGGAAGTGTACTTCCGGATCCAGGACCTGGAGATGTTTGAACCCGGCCGGATGCACCGCGTCGGGGAGCTCACAGGTGAGAACTATCTGCAGAACCCGAGCGGCTGGCAGCTCAAGGAGGCAGTGGAGCGGTTCCGGCAGTGGCAGGTCCAGTGCCCAGACTGGTTTGAGCGTGAGAACCTTTGCTCCGCGGATGACCAGGACCTCCCATCGCTGCACGAAGAGGTGTTCGAGGAGCCCCTGCTGCTGCCAGGAAGAGGGATCATCAAGCAGAAACCCCTGATGCAGGAACCCGCCTCCGAGGGTGCCCTGGTGGGAGAGCTGCTCATcagtgaggaaggaagaggacTGTCGAGGCTGGACCCTCAACTCCTGCCCCAAGGAGAACTGGCAGCCCAGGCTCTCCAGACCGCGGTGCTCCCAATGGAGGAGGTCCCTCTGGCTCAGGCCGTGGAACCCATTCCTCTGGCCACCGAGAGCAATGCAGCTGGCCGGTTGGCTGTGGGGGAGGCAGACGAGGCCTGCCCACTGTTGGAGGGCTACGGCCCACAGCGGAACAGCgtcctctgcctccctgtggATTCAGAGGCCCCGCCTGTCTGCAGCAGCCTGATGGCATCGCCCAGCTGCCTCCCGGATGAAGTCCGGGAGCAGCTCGAAGGCTTGATGTTCTCCCTCTTCCAGCAGAGTCTGAACTGCCAGGCCCTGGAgggctgggacagagccccagtGGCTCTCAGAGACCTCTGCATGCCCTCCGAGGAGGAGCAACGGCAGTCGGTGCAGTCTGACCAGGGTTACATCTCCAGGAGCTCCCCACAGCCCCCCGAAGGACTCacagagatggaggaagaggaggaagagcgGGACCTGGGGACATTGGCCAAGCAGCTCTCTCCCGAGGACCTAGAGAACCTGAGAAGCCTCCAGAGAAGGCTCTTCTTCCAAGAGCTTCAGAAGAGCTCCGGCTGGGACAGTGCGGAACCGGAGGAGCCCTAG
- the IL17RA gene encoding interleukin-17 receptor A isoform X2, with product MRRRGGGARGGASTCAHRGRRAQRGAGPRPSAARPLRSWKPEAGEEELVRSFSEEGEAQGRCPAEPQPRAASALRQRGTMGTPRRGPPLLPGPPLGRLLLPLLLSGLSLARASPRLLDYPAPVCSQEGLNCAVKNSTCLDDSWIHPRNLTPSSPKDVQVHLDFAHNQNGDLLPVARIRWTLQTDASILFLEGAELSVLQLNTNERLCVKFEFLSRLQHHRQRWHFTFSHFVVEPGQEYEVTVHNLPKPIPDGDPNHQSRNFPVPGCEDPRMRMTTPCVSSGSLWDPNITAETLEAQQLRLSFTLWNESAPYQILLTSFPHTQNQSCFHHGLMVSKPTLEEFHQRANVTLTLSDRTWCCRHRVQIQPFFSSCLNDCLRHSITLPCPEIPDAPVSIADYIPLWVYGFITGISILLVGSVILLIVCMTWRLPGSHREKYGNDSKCTDVLPETSLTPPPLKPRKVWIVYSADHPLYVDVVLKFAQFLLTVCGTEVALDLLEEQVISEVGVMTWVGRQKQEMVETNSKIIILCSRGTRAKWQAILGWEEPAVQLRCDRWKPAGDLFTAAMNMILPDFKKPACFGTYIVCYFRDISSESDIPDLFNITSRYPLMDRFEEVYFRIQDLEMFEPGRMHRVGELTGENYLQNPSGWQLKEAVERFRQWQVQCPDWFERENLCSADDQDLPSLHEEVFEEPLLLPGRGIIKQKPLMQEPASEGALVGELLISEEGRGLSRLDPQLLPQGELAAQALQTAVLPMEEVPLAQAVEPIPLATESNAAGRLAVGEADEACPLLEGYGPQRNSVLCLPVDSEAPPVCSSLMASPSCLPDEVREQLEGLMFSLFQQSLNCQALEGWDRAPVALRDLCMPSEEEQRQSVQSDQGYISRSSPQPPEGLTEMEEEEEERDLGTLAKQLSPEDLENLRSLQRRLFFQELQKSSGWDSAEPEEP from the exons ATGCGGAGGCGGGGCGGAGGAGCGAGGGGAGGAGCGAGCACCTGCGCGCACCGCGGGAGGAGGGCCCAACGCGGCGCGGGTCCCCGCCCCTCGGCGGCCCGGCCCCTGCGCTCCTGGAAGCCGGAAGCGGGCGAAGAAGAGCTAGTTCGGAGCTTCTCCGAGGAAGGGGAAGCCCAGGGCCGGTGCCCCGCAGAGCCCCAACCGCGGGCCGCCAGCGCTCTGCGACAGCGCGGGACCATGGGGACTCCGCGCCGCGGGCCACCCCTCCTCCCGGGGCCCCCGCTGGGGCGGCTGCTACTGCCCCTGCTCCTGAGCGGGCTGTCCCTGGCTCGCGCCTCCCCGCGACTCTTGGACTACCCGGCGCCAGTCTGCTCTCAGGAG GGACTAAACTGCGCAGTCAAGAATA GTACCTGCCTGGATGACAGCTGGATCCACCCTCGAAATCTGACCCCTTCATCCCCCAAAGATGTCCAGGTCCACCTGGACTTTGCCCACAACCAGAATGGAGACCTCCTACCTGTGGCTCGCATCAGATGGACCCTGCAGACAGATG CGAGCATTCTCTTCCTGGAGGGTGCTGAGCTATCTGTCCTGCAGCTGAACACCAATGAACGTTTGTGCGTCAAGTTTGAATTTCTGTCCAGACTGCAGCATCATCGCCAGCGG tGGCATTTTACCTTCAGCCACTTTGTGGTGGAACCTGGCCAGGAGTATGAGGTGACGGTTCACAACCTGCCCAAACCCATCCCTGATGGGGACCCAAACCACCAGTCCAGGAACTTCCCCGTGCCTG GCTGCGAGGACCCCAGGATGAGGATGACCACACCATGTGTGAGCTCAG GCAGCCTGTGGGACCCCAACATCACGGCAGAGACCCTAGAGGCCCAGCAGCTGCGGCTGAGCTTCACCCTGTGGAATGAGTCTGCCCCTTACCAGATCCTGCTGACCAGCTTTCCACACACACAGAATCAGAGCTGCTTCCATCATGGCCTCATGGTGTCCAAG cccACACTCGAGGAGTTCCACCAGCGGGCCAACGTCACGCTCACCCTGTCAGACCGGACTTGGTGCTGCCGCCACCGAGTGCAG ATCCAGCCCTTCTTCAGTAGCTGTCTCAACGACTGTCTCAGACACTCCATAACCCTTCCCTGCCCAGAAATTCCAGATGCTCCAG TCTCGATTGCAG ACTACATACCCCTGTGGGTGTACGGGTTCATCACGGGCATCTCCATCCTGCTGGTGGGTTCCGTCATCCTGCTGATTGTCTGCATGACCTGGAGGCTGCCGG ggtcTCATCGTGAAAAATATGGTAATGACAGCAAATGCACAG ATGTCCTGCCAGAGACCAGCCTGACCCCACCACCCCTGAAGCCCAGGAAGGTCTGGATTGTCTACTCCGCCGACCACCCCCTCTACGTGGATGTGGTCCTGAAGTTCGCCCAGTTCCTGCTCACTGTCTGTGGCACAGAAGTGGCCCTTGACCTGCTAGAGGAGCAGGTCATCTCAGAGGTGGGGGTCATGACCTGGGTGGGCCGCCAGAAGCAGGAGATGGTGGAGACCAACTCCAAGATCATCATCCTGTGCTCCCGAGGCACCCGGGCCAAATGGCAGGCCATCCTCGGCTGGGAGGAGCCAGCCGTGCAACTCCGGTGTGACCGCTGGAAGCCGGCGGGGGACCTCTTCACCGCGGCCATGAACATGATCCTACCAGACTTCAAGAAGCCAGCCTGCTTCGGCACCTACATCGTCTGCTACTTCCGTGACATCAGCAGCGAGAGTGACATCCCCGACCTCTTCAACATCACTTCCAGGTACCCGCTCATGGACAGATTTGAGGAAGTGTACTTCCGGATCCAGGACCTGGAGATGTTTGAACCCGGCCGGATGCACCGCGTCGGGGAGCTCACAGGTGAGAACTATCTGCAGAACCCGAGCGGCTGGCAGCTCAAGGAGGCAGTGGAGCGGTTCCGGCAGTGGCAGGTCCAGTGCCCAGACTGGTTTGAGCGTGAGAACCTTTGCTCCGCGGATGACCAGGACCTCCCATCGCTGCACGAAGAGGTGTTCGAGGAGCCCCTGCTGCTGCCAGGAAGAGGGATCATCAAGCAGAAACCCCTGATGCAGGAACCCGCCTCCGAGGGTGCCCTGGTGGGAGAGCTGCTCATcagtgaggaaggaagaggacTGTCGAGGCTGGACCCTCAACTCCTGCCCCAAGGAGAACTGGCAGCCCAGGCTCTCCAGACCGCGGTGCTCCCAATGGAGGAGGTCCCTCTGGCTCAGGCCGTGGAACCCATTCCTCTGGCCACCGAGAGCAATGCAGCTGGCCGGTTGGCTGTGGGGGAGGCAGACGAGGCCTGCCCACTGTTGGAGGGCTACGGCCCACAGCGGAACAGCgtcctctgcctccctgtggATTCAGAGGCCCCGCCTGTCTGCAGCAGCCTGATGGCATCGCCCAGCTGCCTCCCGGATGAAGTCCGGGAGCAGCTCGAAGGCTTGATGTTCTCCCTCTTCCAGCAGAGTCTGAACTGCCAGGCCCTGGAgggctgggacagagccccagtGGCTCTCAGAGACCTCTGCATGCCCTCCGAGGAGGAGCAACGGCAGTCGGTGCAGTCTGACCAGGGTTACATCTCCAGGAGCTCCCCACAGCCCCCCGAAGGACTCacagagatggaggaagaggaggaagagcgGGACCTGGGGACATTGGCCAAGCAGCTCTCTCCCGAGGACCTAGAGAACCTGAGAAGCCTCCAGAGAAGGCTCTTCTTCCAAGAGCTTCAGAAGAGCTCCGGCTGGGACAGTGCGGAACCGGAGGAGCCCTAG
- the IL17RA gene encoding interleukin-17 receptor A isoform X1 → MRRRGGGARGGASTCAHRGRRAQRGAGPRPSAARPLRSWKPEAGEEELVRSFSEEGEAQGRCPAEPQPRAASALRQRGTMGTPRRGPPLLPGPPLGRLLLPLLLSGLSLARASPRLLDYPAPVCSQEGLNCAVKNSTCLDDSWIHPRNLTPSSPKDVQVHLDFAHNQNGDLLPVARIRWTLQTDASILFLEGAELSVLQLNTNERLCVKFEFLSRLQHHRQRWHFTFSHFVVEPGQEYEVTVHNLPKPIPDGDPNHQSRNFPVPGCEDPRMRMTTPCVSSGSLWDPNITAETLEAQQLRLSFTLWNESAPYQILLTSFPHTQNQSCFHHGLMVSKPTLEEFHQRANVTLTLSDRTWCCRHRVQIQPFFSSCLNDCLRHSITLPCPEIPDAPVSIAGKASCPFRPLQESLGPFVRGHMASPSLSLIWSQAEKEASPRVEVVSMSWHRPERTAQGLGELRAGGAGLLCHVTHAVPLPTDYIPLWVYGFITGISILLVGSVILLIVCMTWRLPGSHREKYGNDSKCTDVLPETSLTPPPLKPRKVWIVYSADHPLYVDVVLKFAQFLLTVCGTEVALDLLEEQVISEVGVMTWVGRQKQEMVETNSKIIILCSRGTRAKWQAILGWEEPAVQLRCDRWKPAGDLFTAAMNMILPDFKKPACFGTYIVCYFRDISSESDIPDLFNITSRYPLMDRFEEVYFRIQDLEMFEPGRMHRVGELTGENYLQNPSGWQLKEAVERFRQWQVQCPDWFERENLCSADDQDLPSLHEEVFEEPLLLPGRGIIKQKPLMQEPASEGALVGELLISEEGRGLSRLDPQLLPQGELAAQALQTAVLPMEEVPLAQAVEPIPLATESNAAGRLAVGEADEACPLLEGYGPQRNSVLCLPVDSEAPPVCSSLMASPSCLPDEVREQLEGLMFSLFQQSLNCQALEGWDRAPVALRDLCMPSEEEQRQSVQSDQGYISRSSPQPPEGLTEMEEEEEERDLGTLAKQLSPEDLENLRSLQRRLFFQELQKSSGWDSAEPEEP, encoded by the exons ATGCGGAGGCGGGGCGGAGGAGCGAGGGGAGGAGCGAGCACCTGCGCGCACCGCGGGAGGAGGGCCCAACGCGGCGCGGGTCCCCGCCCCTCGGCGGCCCGGCCCCTGCGCTCCTGGAAGCCGGAAGCGGGCGAAGAAGAGCTAGTTCGGAGCTTCTCCGAGGAAGGGGAAGCCCAGGGCCGGTGCCCCGCAGAGCCCCAACCGCGGGCCGCCAGCGCTCTGCGACAGCGCGGGACCATGGGGACTCCGCGCCGCGGGCCACCCCTCCTCCCGGGGCCCCCGCTGGGGCGGCTGCTACTGCCCCTGCTCCTGAGCGGGCTGTCCCTGGCTCGCGCCTCCCCGCGACTCTTGGACTACCCGGCGCCAGTCTGCTCTCAGGAG GGACTAAACTGCGCAGTCAAGAATA GTACCTGCCTGGATGACAGCTGGATCCACCCTCGAAATCTGACCCCTTCATCCCCCAAAGATGTCCAGGTCCACCTGGACTTTGCCCACAACCAGAATGGAGACCTCCTACCTGTGGCTCGCATCAGATGGACCCTGCAGACAGATG CGAGCATTCTCTTCCTGGAGGGTGCTGAGCTATCTGTCCTGCAGCTGAACACCAATGAACGTTTGTGCGTCAAGTTTGAATTTCTGTCCAGACTGCAGCATCATCGCCAGCGG tGGCATTTTACCTTCAGCCACTTTGTGGTGGAACCTGGCCAGGAGTATGAGGTGACGGTTCACAACCTGCCCAAACCCATCCCTGATGGGGACCCAAACCACCAGTCCAGGAACTTCCCCGTGCCTG GCTGCGAGGACCCCAGGATGAGGATGACCACACCATGTGTGAGCTCAG GCAGCCTGTGGGACCCCAACATCACGGCAGAGACCCTAGAGGCCCAGCAGCTGCGGCTGAGCTTCACCCTGTGGAATGAGTCTGCCCCTTACCAGATCCTGCTGACCAGCTTTCCACACACACAGAATCAGAGCTGCTTCCATCATGGCCTCATGGTGTCCAAG cccACACTCGAGGAGTTCCACCAGCGGGCCAACGTCACGCTCACCCTGTCAGACCGGACTTGGTGCTGCCGCCACCGAGTGCAG ATCCAGCCCTTCTTCAGTAGCTGTCTCAACGACTGTCTCAGACACTCCATAACCCTTCCCTGCCCAGAAATTCCAGATGCTCCAG TCTCGATTGCAGGTAAGGCCAGCTGTCCTTTCCGTCCACTGCAGGAGTCCCTGGGGCCCTTCGTCAGGGGCCACATGGCAAGTCCCTCACTGAGCCTCATCTGgagccaggcagagaaggaggccagCCCGAGGGTGGAGGTCGTCAGCATGTCATGGCACAGGCCGGAGAGGACTGCCCAGGGGTTGGGAGAGCTCAGAGCTGGCGGGGCGGGCCTCCTCTGCCATGTCACTCATGCCGTTCCGCTTCCCACAGACTACATACCCCTGTGGGTGTACGGGTTCATCACGGGCATCTCCATCCTGCTGGTGGGTTCCGTCATCCTGCTGATTGTCTGCATGACCTGGAGGCTGCCGG ggtcTCATCGTGAAAAATATGGTAATGACAGCAAATGCACAG ATGTCCTGCCAGAGACCAGCCTGACCCCACCACCCCTGAAGCCCAGGAAGGTCTGGATTGTCTACTCCGCCGACCACCCCCTCTACGTGGATGTGGTCCTGAAGTTCGCCCAGTTCCTGCTCACTGTCTGTGGCACAGAAGTGGCCCTTGACCTGCTAGAGGAGCAGGTCATCTCAGAGGTGGGGGTCATGACCTGGGTGGGCCGCCAGAAGCAGGAGATGGTGGAGACCAACTCCAAGATCATCATCCTGTGCTCCCGAGGCACCCGGGCCAAATGGCAGGCCATCCTCGGCTGGGAGGAGCCAGCCGTGCAACTCCGGTGTGACCGCTGGAAGCCGGCGGGGGACCTCTTCACCGCGGCCATGAACATGATCCTACCAGACTTCAAGAAGCCAGCCTGCTTCGGCACCTACATCGTCTGCTACTTCCGTGACATCAGCAGCGAGAGTGACATCCCCGACCTCTTCAACATCACTTCCAGGTACCCGCTCATGGACAGATTTGAGGAAGTGTACTTCCGGATCCAGGACCTGGAGATGTTTGAACCCGGCCGGATGCACCGCGTCGGGGAGCTCACAGGTGAGAACTATCTGCAGAACCCGAGCGGCTGGCAGCTCAAGGAGGCAGTGGAGCGGTTCCGGCAGTGGCAGGTCCAGTGCCCAGACTGGTTTGAGCGTGAGAACCTTTGCTCCGCGGATGACCAGGACCTCCCATCGCTGCACGAAGAGGTGTTCGAGGAGCCCCTGCTGCTGCCAGGAAGAGGGATCATCAAGCAGAAACCCCTGATGCAGGAACCCGCCTCCGAGGGTGCCCTGGTGGGAGAGCTGCTCATcagtgaggaaggaagaggacTGTCGAGGCTGGACCCTCAACTCCTGCCCCAAGGAGAACTGGCAGCCCAGGCTCTCCAGACCGCGGTGCTCCCAATGGAGGAGGTCCCTCTGGCTCAGGCCGTGGAACCCATTCCTCTGGCCACCGAGAGCAATGCAGCTGGCCGGTTGGCTGTGGGGGAGGCAGACGAGGCCTGCCCACTGTTGGAGGGCTACGGCCCACAGCGGAACAGCgtcctctgcctccctgtggATTCAGAGGCCCCGCCTGTCTGCAGCAGCCTGATGGCATCGCCCAGCTGCCTCCCGGATGAAGTCCGGGAGCAGCTCGAAGGCTTGATGTTCTCCCTCTTCCAGCAGAGTCTGAACTGCCAGGCCCTGGAgggctgggacagagccccagtGGCTCTCAGAGACCTCTGCATGCCCTCCGAGGAGGAGCAACGGCAGTCGGTGCAGTCTGACCAGGGTTACATCTCCAGGAGCTCCCCACAGCCCCCCGAAGGACTCacagagatggaggaagaggaggaagagcgGGACCTGGGGACATTGGCCAAGCAGCTCTCTCCCGAGGACCTAGAGAACCTGAGAAGCCTCCAGAGAAGGCTCTTCTTCCAAGAGCTTCAGAAGAGCTCCGGCTGGGACAGTGCGGAACCGGAGGAGCCCTAG